The window GTAACGTTGTGTGTCAGAAACTAAAAGATACGAATACAGGGGTTTGAGAAACAACAACAAAGGTTCCATCTATTTTGAATTTGACCCGGCTCTTATACTGAGCAGGTACGTTTTTCCCCTGCTTCTGAAATTTCCATACAGCGAGAGGACAAACCGACGATGAAAAACAAGAAATCTTCCCTTGGGCTTTTAACTCTTTTTCTAGCGCTTTCGGCTCTTTTGGCTTGCGGCAGCGATGATCCAATCCCCGACCCGTTGAACAGCGCCGGTCTATCGGCCGATGAAGCCACGGCGATCACCAATGCGCTCATTGATACGATGAACGCATCGAACAGCGATCTAGGCAATTCGTCCCGACTTTCCATTCGGGCTCTAACGACGAGCGTACCTCTGAGCGGTGCTCAGAACTGCCCCTTATCCGGCCATATCACGTATTCGGGCAATATCACCATCACGGTCGACACGGACGCGGGCACGAGTTCCACGTACGGCCTCGTCACGTTCAGCGTGAGCGATCCAACCAACAACCTGAACGACTGTGAAGTCGCCGTCGGTGTCATCCTGGACGGCACGCTTACGCTGACGATGTCGGGCAACTCGACCGAGGGAGTCGGCCTGTCTCTCGTGGGAACGATCGGAATTAATGAACGCGGATCCGGGGGCGGCCTGGTGCCTCGGGGCGCCTGTTTCGTGAATCTGAATGTGGCGAGAGGCAGCAGCACGGCCACCGGTTCCGTTTGCGGGAATTCGATCTAGAAAACACCCGTTTAACCACGAGTGAGCGCAGACGCTCTGGGTCGGTCAGCCGGTCGTTGACGATCGAAACCCTTTCGCCCAGTACGTGATGATCCGGTCCGCGCCGGCCCGTTTGATGGAGGTCAGCATCTCCCGCATCAGGGCGCTCTCGTCGATCCACCCGCGTGCAGCCGCCGCTTTCACCAACGAATATTCCCCGCTTACATTGTAGGCGAAGAGAGGCACATCAAATCGCCGTCTCGCTTCGGAGATGACATCGAGATAGGCCAGCGCTGGCTTCACCATGACGAAATCGGCGCCTTCTTCGATATCGGCGGCGATTTCCCGCATCGCCTGCCGGCGGTTGGCCCCATCCATCTGGTACGACTTCCGGTCTCCCGACTTCGGCGCCGACTGGGCCGCGTCGCGGAAGGGGCCGTAAAAGGCCGAGGCATATTTAGCGGCGTATGAAAGGATCGGGAGCTCCGAAAAACCGTTTTCGTCCAGGAGGGAGCGAATCGCGCCGACCCGGCCGTCCATCATGTCGGATGGGGCGACGATATCCGCTCCGCTTTCGGCATGCGAAAGAGCTACTTTGGCGAGGGTTTCGATCGAGGAATCGTTATCGATCATCTGGTTTTTGATGAGCCCGCAATGCCCATGATCGGTGTACGCGCAAAGACAAACATCGGTGATCACCACCATCGAAGGGTCCGAATTCTTGATCGTCCGGATCGCGTCCTGAACAATACCGCTCTCTTTCCAGGCTCCGGAGGCCTGGGCGTCCTTTTTCTCCGGCACGCCGAAAAGGATGACCGCTCCGACCTGTCCTTCGCGAATCTCAGCCACTTCCCGGGAAAGAAGATCGACGGAGAGACGGTCGATCCCCGGCATCGAACCGACCGGAATCCGTTTCCCCTTCCCTTCGACGATAAAGAGAGGCTGGATCAGGTCCCTTGGAGAGACGGCGGTCTCGCGCGAAAGGGATCGGAGTCCTTCCGTCCGGCGCGATCTCCGACCTCGAAAAAAGTGTTCCTTCATGATCATTCTCCTTGTTCGGCCCGCTGCATCGCCTCTACCATGCCCGCAAGCGTGGGCGAGTCGGGCCGGACAGTAACCGATACGCCGTATTCCGCAAGGCTCTCCCCTCCTCCTTGCCCGATACAACCCTCCCATATCTGGTGTATCCACTCCTTTGCGTGTGTAATGAGATGCCCCTGTGAAGAAAAAAGAAATCGAACGAAAATTAAAAAAATTCGGGTGGTATTTGCTCCGGCATGGAAACAATCACGACGTATGGACGAACGGCCAAGACCAGGTCGAAGTTCCCCGACACCCTGAAATCCATGAACAATTGGCGCGTTATGCCATCCTCAGAGTCGCCGGACGAAACCCTGGTCCAAAGAGGGGTTGATTCTTATACAAATATATTTGTATAATAGGTCTTGGGAGAACCCGCATGCTGGCTTTTGAGGGGCATATTCATAAAGATGGAAAATTCTGGCTCGTCGAGATTCCGGGTCTAAATCTCATGACCCAGGGGCGCTCAAAAACGGAGGCCTACAAGATGGCGAGAAGTGTTGTAATTGATGCGTCTGGAAACGGTCGCCTGAAATTACACCTTGGGAAAGGGCCGAGTAACACTTTCCTTATTCTTTCCGAGGATACTGACACGCTCATCCCTTTGCTTCTTAAAAAGCAGCGGCAGAAGGCGAATCTTACGGTCATGGAAGCTTCAAAACGTCTCGGCTCAAATTCCCCAAATGCCTATGGTGTATATGAGTACGGCCGGGCGAAGCCAACGCTCAAAAAGCTTGAGCAGCTACTCTCGGCCGTAAATCCAGAACATCACGTAACGCTAAAATGTGCGTGATCATTCTCCCCGTTCTGCCCGCTTCATCGCCTCTACCATGCCCGCAAGCGTGGGCGAGTCGGGCCGGACAGTAACCGATACGCCGTATTCCGCAAGGCTCTCGGCCGTGACGCGGCCGATCGCCGCGACCTTGACACGATTTGTCTTGAACCAAGTTTTTGCGCGCTCGGCCCCGCACAGCTCGAAGAACGACCGGACAGCCGAACCGGACGCAAACGTGAGCCAATCTACACACTCTCCGTCCAATATCCTTTCCAACGCCCGTTTTCCGGCTTTCGAAGCCACGGTCCGATATACCGGCACGACATCCACGATCGCTCCTTTTGCGCGCAGAGCGTTCGGAAGAACATCCCGCGCCTCCAGGGCCCGAGGGAAAAGAATTTTCGCGTTTCGAAGCGTCAGTCTTTCCGAAATCGTGTCGATGAGTTCTTCGGCGGCGCCGGCCTGCTCCGGCATCACGGTCGGCCGGGTGCCGTTTTCCTTTAACGCTTGAGCCGTTTTAGGACCGACGGCCGCCACGGCGATTTTCGGGGGAAGAGCTTTTCCGGTCTCCTTTAGGCGGGCCATAAATCCCCGGACCGCGTTCCCGCTCGTAAACACCAAGAGTTTATAGTCGGCGATCCGATCCAGCGCTTGGTCCACCTCGCTCCACTCTTTCGGCGGCTGGATTTCGATCGTCGGGATTTCGATCGGAACGGCGCCGACCTCCTCGAGCAAGCTTCGAAATTCCGGAGCCTGCTCCGCGGACCGGGTCACGACCACACGCTTCCCGCGCAACGCCGTGTGTTCGGTCATACCGCGCGGTCACCCCGAATTTCGTCGATCATCGCCCGCCCGCCCTGATCTAAAATCCGTCCCGCCAATTGCCGGGCCAATTCCTCTCCCCGATCGATCT is drawn from Bdellovibrionota bacterium and contains these coding sequences:
- the hemB gene encoding porphobilinogen synthase, which codes for MIMKEHFFRGRRSRRTEGLRSLSRETAVSPRDLIQPLFIVEGKGKRIPVGSMPGIDRLSVDLLSREVAEIREGQVGAVILFGVPEKKDAQASGAWKESGIVQDAIRTIKNSDPSMVVITDVCLCAYTDHGHCGLIKNQMIDNDSSIETLAKVALSHAESGADIVAPSDMMDGRVGAIRSLLDENGFSELPILSYAAKYASAFYGPFRDAAQSAPKSGDRKSYQMDGANRRQAMREIAADIEEGADFVMVKPALAYLDVISEARRRFDVPLFAYNVSGEYSLVKAAAARGWIDESALMREMLTSIKRAGADRIITYWAKGFRSSTTG
- a CDS encoding type II toxin-antitoxin system HicA family toxin gives rise to the protein MKKKEIERKLKKFGWYLLRHGNNHDVWTNGQDQVEVPRHPEIHEQLARYAILRVAGRNPGPKRG
- a CDS encoding helix-turn-helix transcriptional regulator, which produces MLAFEGHIHKDGKFWLVEIPGLNLMTQGRSKTEAYKMARSVVIDASGNGRLKLHLGKGPSNTFLILSEDTDTLIPLLLKKQRQKANLTVMEASKRLGSNSPNAYGVYEYGRAKPTLKKLEQLLSAVNPEHHVTLKCA
- a CDS encoding uroporphyrinogen-III synthase — encoded protein: MTEHTALRGKRVVVTRSAEQAPEFRSLLEEVGAVPIEIPTIEIQPPKEWSEVDQALDRIADYKLLVFTSGNAVRGFMARLKETGKALPPKIAVAAVGPKTAQALKENGTRPTVMPEQAGAAEELIDTISERLTLRNAKILFPRALEARDVLPNALRAKGAIVDVVPVYRTVASKAGKRALERILDGECVDWLTFASGSAVRSFFELCGAERAKTWFKTNRVKVAAIGRVTAESLAEYGVSVTVRPDSPTLAGMVEAMKRAERGE